Proteins encoded together in one Rhipicephalus sanguineus isolate Rsan-2018 chromosome 9, BIME_Rsan_1.4, whole genome shotgun sequence window:
- the LOC119405755 gene encoding transcription factor Jun: protein MSDSSDSTTNNSFFHPWSSEHLPTGGCEEEKPQTVPRPDGTQPLSVGFGEMSSDGTSDQPTATYQPMQQEQLLSCEELVSRKRSMTLNLGSPGASQRSTKQARCSSLLTSPDLQMLMLSTPELERFIIALNAQDSTVSRLFLLTMTKEEEQYPSGFPDTFAQLQLKPPQPALQQHTTSGPDTSDSVDSTSNDSSSHPSSSEPQTVPRLGGTPPLSSVGFDEKSSDGTSQQPTATYQPTLKEQLLSCEELVSRKRSMALDLESPGACQRSSKQARCSSLLTSPDLRKLALSTPELERLIINLNGQDSTVSKLFLFTMSEDGEQCLSGFPKPQPPQLALNQHATSGPDSSHSVDSTSNDSFSRTSSSSPQTAPRLRSTPPQSPISMGDRERIRLEQRRERNRIAAHKCRQRKLDRDSELEAKVNALKAEKTVLEYDNSVLRHEVYQLSQEVRTHIKAGCKM from the coding sequence ATGTCCGACTCGAGTGACTCGACCACAAACAACAGTTTCTTTCATCCTTGGTCGTCCGAGCACTTGCCGACGGGCGGCTGCGAGGAGGAGAAGCCACAGACGGTGCCTCGCCCGGACGGCACACAACCGTTGTCCGTCGGCTTCGGCGAGATGAGTAGCGATGGCACCAGCGATCAACCGACAGCGACGTATCAGCCAATGCAGCAGGAGCAGCTGTTGAGTTGCGAAGAGCTGGTCTCGCGCAAGCGGAGCATGACCCTCAACTTAGGCAGCCCTGGGGCATCCCAACGCAGCACCAAACAGGCCCGCTGTTCGAGCCTACTTACGTCTCCGGACTTGCAAATGCTGATGCTGTCGACGCCCGAGCTCGAGCGGTTCATCATTGCTCTCAACGCTCAGGATTCGACGGTGAGTAGGCTGTTTTTACTTACCATGACCAAGGAAGAGGAGCAGTACCCGAGCGGCTTTCCCGATACGTTCGCTCAACTCCAGCTGAAGCCGCCGCAGCCCGCACTTCAACAGCACACCACGTCCGGGCCGGACACGTCCGACTCGGTCGACTCGACCTCAAACGACAGTTCGAGTCATCCTTCATCGTCCGAGCCACAAACGGTGCCTCGACTTGGCGGCACACCACCGCTGTCGTCCGTCGGCTTCGACGAGAAGAGTAGCGATGGCACCAGCCAACAACCGACAGCGACGTATCAGCCAACGCTGAAGGAGCAGCTGTTGAGTTGCGAAGAGTTGGTCTCGCGCAAGCGGAGCATGGCCCTGGACTTAGAAAGCCCTGGGGCATGCCAACGCAGCAGCAAACAGGCGCGCTGTTCGAGCTTGCTCACGTCTCCAGACCTGCGAAAGTTGGCGCTCTCGACGCCCGAGCTCGAGCGCCTCATCATTAATCTGAACGGACAGGATTCGACGGTGAGTAAGCTGTTTTTGTTTACCATGAGCGAGGATGGGGAGCAGTGCCTCAGTGGCTTCCCCAAACCCCAGCCGCCACAGCTCGCGCTTAACCAGCACGCCACGTCCGGCCCGGACTCGTCCCACTCGGTCGACTCGACCTCTAACGACAGTTTCAGTCGTACTTCATCGTCCTCGCCGCAAACGGCGCCTCGACTGAGGTCCACGCCGCCACAATCGCCCATCAGCATGGGCGACCGAGAGAGGATCAGGCTGGAACAAAGGAGGGAGAGGAATCGAATCGCCGCACATAAGTGCCGCCAGCGAAAGCTCGACCGAGACTCCGAGCTCGAAGCGAAAGTTAACGCGCTCAAGGCGGAGAAAACCGTGCTGGAATACGACAACAGCGTTCTACGCCACGAGGTGTACCAGCTCTCTCAGGAGGTGAGGACACACATCAAGGCGGGCTGTAAGATGTGA